A single region of the Rhizophagus irregularis chromosome 27, complete sequence genome encodes:
- a CDS encoding uncharacterized protein (SECRETED:cutsite_VLS-NP; SECRETED:prob_0.7128); SECRETED:SignalP(1-27), with protein MMSRLRRVNLFFYVIILLSFYAIQVLSNPISEKPTPTLQKRQEVITSTTFVTTTDDAKVVTITTYGPQSMKTFSPSKPKNCIGLVKFTNIQLVIMKNTKLINFIVKGKTSMNDLNSATVKTSIYWDNKHTAESISPCPMNNTCEIQYEQSTIIFNYTTSLPEEFLDSELSGRNAYLTLSVVDENGKVLGCVTTSCNGIVTDLIPYLFNIPLICGSVAAVFCIAAKNRKKEHDECEKKHDEQHDGHDSHDRDEIHKKHDGHDSHDRDEIHKKHDGHDSHDRDEIHKNHENHSTQRTHPSSQGELDPENPQSTPYSDPNGNLQPTSQSTPYSDPSGNLQPTSSGNKFPTGASYDPTKSTTPAHTPITQHPPSSNNPPSIYDIIRVAQFFVTTALISLPGIPYGYRDVISKLGWAIGLPSNNVFNISYLSNIADEQVRGGICRMVNFCSNLIKSPVAYNSDSTCADIGQPTPSSKETGLTSFGKLLDAPDYNLFFIAFISFCFTLGVALVIVLLIWLFAWSCKKLQTSLWKKWSFLKKAVDNLHLLILGGFIRALILFYYPITLFAFYQLALIKDCWLFIFLAVICVTFLSLGAMAFCGYKILRPYFFENWDEYKKPTYTIFYSSLYSQYHEEEDKSSNCVWFFVFTTTYDFLRAIIIGLGQRSAIAQIIGLLVTEAIFFFLIVKYKPYKSRMIQWLKTGISIVQFVVVILLIPFFGNTPLVYRIVIDYIMKSMQFILTILIFSITIVTLYIVIRNLINGDKGSKNDEKDDDDDKREIIGDKN; from the exons ATGATGTCTAGACTACGAcgtgttaatttatttttttatgttataatTCTCTTGTCGTTCTACGCGATACAAGTTTTATCAAATCCAATAAGTGAGAAACCTACACCGACGCTACAAAAAAGACAAGAAGTCATTACATCTACTACTTTTGTCACGACTACCGATGATGCAAAAGTAGTTACAATCACAACGTATGGACCACAATCAATGAAAACATTTTCACCGTCAAAACCCAAGAACTGTATTGGACTGGTGAAATTTACAAACATTCAACTCGTTATCATGAAAAAtaccaaattaataaattttattgtcaaaGGAAAAACCTCAATGAATGACTTAAATAGTGCTACTG TGAAAACATCTATTTATTGGGATAACAAACACACTGCAGAAAGTATTAGTCCATGTCCAATGAATAATACATGTGAAATTCAATACGAACAATCAACCATTATTTTCAACTACACCACTTCGTTGCCTGAAGAATTTTTAG ATAGTGAACTTTCGGGACGTAACGCTTATTTGACATTATCCGTAGTAGATGAGAATGGTAAAGTCCTAGGATGTGTTACCACCTCTTGTAACGGTATAGTTACAGATTTGATtccatatttattcaatattccGTTAATTTGCGGATCGGTTGCTGCGGTGTTCTGTATTGCGGCGAAAAACCGCAAGAAAGAACATGATGAATGTGAGAAAAAACATGACGAACAACATGACGGACACGACAGTCATGATAGAGatgaaatacataaaaaaCATGACGGACACGACAGTCATGATAGAGatgaaatacataaaaaaCATGACGGACACGACAGTCATGATAGAGATGAGATACATAAAAATCACGAAAATCATTCCACTCAGAGAACTCATCCAAGCTCACAAGGTGAACTAGATCCTGAAAACCCACAAAGTACACCATATTCTGATCCTAATGGAAATTTGCAACCAACCTCACAAAGTACACCATATTCTGATCCCAGCGGGAACTTGCAGCCAACTTCTAGTGGGAATAAG TTTCCTACTGGGGCATCGTATGATCCTACAAAATCTACAACTCCAGCACATACACCAATTACACAACATCCACCATCTTCGAATAATCCTCCATCCATATATGATATTATTCGGGTTGCTCAGTTTTTCGTGACTACTGCTCTAATTTCTTTACCTGGTATTCCATATGGTTACCGGGATGTAATATCCAAGCTCGGTTGGGCAATAGGTTTGCCGAGcaataatgtttttaatatctCATATCTGTCTAATATTGCAGATGAGCAAGTAAGAGGGGGAATATGCCGTATGGTTAATTTCTGTTCAAATTTAATCAAAAGTCCCGTTGCATATAATAGTGACAGCACGTGCGCAGATATTGGTCAGCCCACTCCTTCTTCAAAAGAGACTGGACTTACATCTTTTGGAAAACTATTGGATGCTCcagattataatttatttttcattgcGTTTATTTCATTCTGTTTCACGTTAGGGGTCGCTCTTGTTATTGTATTGTTAATTTGGTTGTTTGCATGGTCGTGCAAAAAATTGCAGACAAGCTTATGGAAGAAATGGTCCTTCTTGAAAAAAGCAGTGGACAATCTTCACCTTTTGATACTTG GTGGATTCATACGTGCA CTGATACTATTTTACTATCCCATAACCCTTTTTGCCTTCTATCAATTGGCGCTTATCAAAGATTGTTGgctatttatttttcttgccGTAATTTGTGTGACATTCTTGTCATTAGGTGCAATGGCCTTTTGCGGTTACAAAATCTTGCGACCatacttttttgaaaattgggatgaatataaaaaaccaacttataccatcttttatagCTCGCTCTACTCTCAATATCATGAAGAAGAAGATAAAAGTTCAAATTGCGTTTGGTTCTTTGTTTTTACAACTACTTATGATTTTCTTCGAGCTATTATCATTGGATTGGGTCAACGAAGTGCAATTGCACAAATTATCGGTTTACTTGTCACGGAAgcgattttctttttcttaatagtaaaatataaacCGTATAAAAGTCGAATGATACAATGGTTGAAGACAGGTATATCGATTGTACAATTCGTagttgttattttattaataccatTCTTTGGAAATACACCTCTTGTATATCGAATtgtaattgattatattatgaaGTCGATGCAATTCATTCTTACAATATTGATATTCTCTATTACAATCGTAACTTTGTATATTGTAATCCGAAATCTCATAAATGGAGATAAAGGaagtaaaaatgatgaaaaagacgatgatgatgataaacgCGAGATAATTggagataaaaattaa